Sequence from the Candidatus Sulfotelmatobacter sp. genome:
TGTTCTCGGTGACCGTCTCGCCGCCGCCGAGCGTCAGGGTCTGACCGCGCTGGAGCGCGAGCGCCCGGCCCTCCTCGCTGACGGTGAAGGAACCGTCGTCGTCCATGGTGACCAGGTCGCGGCCGTGATCGGCGCTGACGCTCGCCGTTTGGTTCCAAGTCACACCGTGCGCGTTCGGCGTGGTGACGGTCGTGGAGACGCGGTAGCCGCCGGCGAGATTGCTGCTGACGAGATCGGGCTGCGCGCTCATGCTGTCGTAGCGCTGGTTCACGGCCTGGCCGCCGACCAGCGTCCCGGTCTCCGCGAGGTGCGGATCGCCGGTCGACGAGATCGTCACCTCGGAGAACGGCTCGCTCAACCCCGCGAAGCGCGGCTCGCCGCCGAAACCCGCGTATCCGTACGAGCTGCCGCCGTTCCCGAAGCCGTTCCCGTACCCAGTCCCGCCATAGCCGTTGCCGGCGCCGTAGCCGTTCCCGTTCCCGTATCCGCCGCCGCCGGACGCGCCGAGGCTTCCGAGCAGCTGCTGCAACGCGGAAACCAGCGAGGTCAAGAGCGAGCTGAGATTGGCGAGCAGGCCGCCGCTTTGCGTCGAGCACCCGGCGCCGTTCGCGCCCCCGTTGCCGCACGACCATGACGAACCGAGCCCATCGCCGGGACCGGAGGCGGCGGTTGCACCGAACGGAACGGGCGCGCCGCTCATCGCGGGCATGCCGGACTCGTAGCCGTCGTGAAAGGTCGGGCTGGGCGTGGACAGCGGTGGCAAGTACATCGCAGCGCGTCGTCTCCGGAAGGGGTGATGCACCCCTCCCTCACGCGCCGAGCTATGCGCGGCTAGGGTCTATCCGACCAGGGCGGCGCAGACGTCGCCGCGGGTCTCACGCTTGATCATCGCGATGACTTCGTCGCCGTTCTCGAGCGTCGTGTCGCCGTTGGGCACCAGCACGTCACCGCTGCCGCGGTCGATCGCGACGATGACGCTCCCGCGCGGGAGCGCGACGTCCGCCAGCCGTTTCCCGCGGGCCGGGCTCTGGTCGGCGATCGTCACTTGGACCAGCTCGAGGTCGCCGCGACCCACCCGGGCCAGCGGTTCGAGCAGCGTGGCGTTGACCCGGTCGTCGATGATCCCCAGGATGATCTCCGTCGACGAGATGACCGTGACCGGCCGTTCGGTGTCGAGCGACTCGAAGATCAGCTTGTTCTTCGGATTGTTGACGCGCGCGATGCATCGCGCTTGCGAATGCTTCTTGGTGATGATGCAGACGACCAGGTTGTCCTCGTCGTCGCCCGTGTCGGCGACGACGACGTCGGCGCGCTGCACGCCGGCCTGCAGCAGGACGTTCGGATCGCAGCCGTCGCCGACGATCGCGACGTCGGTCTCGAGCAGGTTCGTCATCATCTGCGCCTTGCGCGCGTCCTTTTCGATGACGACGACCTCGTGCTGTTGCTTGATCAGGCCGCGCGCGAGATAGGTGCCGACTTTGCCGCCACCGACGATCAGGATGAACATCGCTTACGCGGTCAGTCTCGCTTCGGGCCGGGCCGCTGCGAAGGCGGCGGCGAACGCGCTGAGCGCGTCGGGTGCGACGATGGCGTTGATCTCGTCGCCTTCTTGCAGCATGTCGCCGCCGGCGGCGATGCTCACGCTGCCCAGGCGCCGGATGGCGGCGATACGGATCTTACCGTCGACCTCGATCTCGTCGACCCGCTTGCCCGCCTGGGCCCGGGTCACGGTCGCGACCAGCGAGGAAAGCTTGCCGAAGTCGAACGAGGGGACGCTGGCGTAGGCGACGTCCTGCAGCCGGTCGCGCAGGAAGTGCGCGCCGATGGTGGTCGGCGAGAACGTCTCGATGCCCAGCTCGCGGTAGAGCTGGGCCCGCGGCGGATCGTAGATGCGCGCGACGATCTTGGGGACCCGGAACATCCGCTGCGCGATCAGGGCGGCCATGACGTTGCGGTTGTCACCGTCGGTGACCGCGACGAAGCCGTCGGCACGATCGGCGCCGGCGCGTTTGAGGACGTCGTAGTCGATACCGGTGCCGACCTCGACCTGGCCTGCGAAGCGGTTCCCCAACCGCTTGAACGCGGCGGGGTTCTCGTCCACGACCACGACGTCGTGCTTGTCGGCGACGAGCAGCTTGGCGAGCGTTGAGCCCACCCGGCCGCAGCCGACGATCAGGTATCTCATGGGGGCGACCTTGCAGTTCGTTGTTGCGGTCATTGTTCCCCGGGGCAGGAGCCGCCATGGGCCTTACGAATTCGGGGCTGGTCCGAGCCGGTTACGGGGCGTAGCTCAGCTTGGTAGAGCGCTGCGTTCGGGACGCAGAGGTCACAGGTTCAAATCCTGCCGCCCCGACCATCACCCCTCCCCTCCGGGCCGCCGTTGTTCTCACGTTTCAGCCCAGCCGCCCGTCGCGTGCTCCGAGCAGCGGAGCAAGAGTGCCGGAACCATAACCACTACTACGTGGGCGCCGAGCACATGCTGTACGCGCTGCTGGAGGAGCATGACGGCCGGATCGACGCCCTGCTCGCTTCCGAGCAGGTGGATCCGGCGCGCATCCACGCCGAAGTCAAGCGCTCGCTCGGCACCGGCGACGGGCGGTCCTGGGAGGGCATCTTGGTGACACCCCGCGTGCGTACGATCGTACATGTCGCCGAACGCCTGGCCGGCGACCGGGAGATCGAGCCGATCGACCTGTTCGAGGCGATTCGTACCGAAGGCGGCGGGCTGGCCGCCGACATCTTGAGGCGCGCATGGAACACCTGACCCAGATCCTCCACGGCCTGATCCTCCACTACGGCTACGCCGGACTGTTCGTCGTCGTCGTGCTGGGCAATCTGGGCGTTCCGGCGGCGCTCGAGGTCGTCCTGACGACCGCCGGCGGCTTGGCCGGGCAAGGGCACCTGCCGCCGGTCGGGGCGGTGCCGGGGTGGGTCGTCGCGGCGATCGTCGCGCTGTGCGCCGAGCTGATCGGGACCTCGATCCTGTACGCGATCGGCTACTACGGCGGGCTGCCGTTCGTCCACCGCTGGGGTCGCTACATCCGCTTCAAGGAGCACGAGTACGACCGGGTCCACGCGTACTTCGCGCGCTACGGCGGGTCAACGGTGTTCTGGTGCCGCTTCATCCCGTTCGTGCGCGGCGTCTCCTCGCTGCCGGCCGGGCTCTCGCGCATGCCCAAGCGCTACTTCCTGACCTACACCGCGCTGGGCTCGGCGCTGTTCTGCTTCGGCCTGGCGTTCCTGGGCAACGAAGCCGGCCGCAACCTCGACACGATCCTGGCGGCGCTGCACAAGGCGGCCGTGCTGATCGTCGTGCTGGTCGTGGTGGTGGCCGTCGCCGGCTGGCTGTTCTGGCGCGCGCGCCGCAAGAAGGCCGCCGCCGCCGGCGACCTCGCGGCCTAGTGGATTCGGCCTGAGGGCCGAATCCGTCGCGTTCGGGGCTTCGCCCCGAGCCGCCCGAAATGAACCACGACGATCGACTCGAGCGCACGCTCGCGCAACTGCCCGACCTCCCCGGCGTCTACCAGATGATCGGAGCGGACGGCCGCATCCTGTACATCGGGAAGGCCGTCTCGCTGCGCAACCGCGTGCGCTCGTACTTCCAGGACTCGGCCGCGCACCCGTATCGCACGCAGAAGATGGTCGAGCGCGTCGTCGACGTGCGTACCGTCGTGGTGACCAACGAGGTCGAGGCGCTGATCCTCGAGGCCAACCTCATCAAGCGCCATCAGCCGCCGTTCAACGTGCGGCTGCGCGACGACAAGCGATTCCCGTACCTCAAGGTCACCAACGAGCACTTCCCTCGCGTCGTCTTCACCCGCGTGCTCAAGGACGACGGCGCGCGCTACTTCGGCCCCTACACGAACGCCGCCGGACTGCGTGAGCTGATCGATCTGGTGCGC
This genomic interval carries:
- a CDS encoding DedA family protein gives rise to the protein MEHLTQILHGLILHYGYAGLFVVVVLGNLGVPAALEVVLTTAGGLAGQGHLPPVGAVPGWVVAAIVALCAELIGTSILYAIGYYGGLPFVHRWGRYIRFKEHEYDRVHAYFARYGGSTVFWCRFIPFVRGVSSLPAGLSRMPKRYFLTYTALGSALFCFGLAFLGNEAGRNLDTILAALHKAAVLIVVLVVVVAVAGWLFWRARRKKAAAAGDLAA
- a CDS encoding TrkA family potassium uptake protein — protein: MRYLIVGCGRVGSTLAKLLVADKHDVVVVDENPAAFKRLGNRFAGQVEVGTGIDYDVLKRAGADRADGFVAVTDGDNRNVMAALIAQRMFRVPKIVARIYDPPRAQLYRELGIETFSPTTIGAHFLRDRLQDVAYASVPSFDFGKLSSLVATVTRAQAGKRVDEIEVDGKIRIAAIRRLGSVSIAAGGDMLQEGDEINAIVAPDALSAFAAAFAAARPEARLTA
- a CDS encoding TrkA family potassium uptake protein, which gives rise to MFILIVGGGKVGTYLARGLIKQQHEVVVIEKDARKAQMMTNLLETDVAIVGDGCDPNVLLQAGVQRADVVVADTGDDEDNLVVCIITKKHSQARCIARVNNPKNKLIFESLDTERPVTVISSTEIILGIIDDRVNATLLEPLARVGRGDLELVQVTIADQSPARGKRLADVALPRGSVIVAIDRGSGDVLVPNGDTTLENGDEVIAMIKRETRGDVCAALVG
- a CDS encoding Clp protease N-terminal domain-containing protein, with the protein product MLRAAEQECRNHNHYYVGAEHMLYALLEEHDGRIDALLASEQVDPARIHAEVKRSLGTGDGRSWEGILVTPRVRTIVHVAERLAGDREIEPIDLFEAIRTEGGGLAADILRRAWNT